The Mariluticola halotolerans nucleotide sequence TGACGAGAGCCGGGTCGCGCCAAACTGGTGTGTCATAATCACATAATGTGAGGGCAACCATTGCCGCAACCGGCCCCATGGGGGCGGGGCATGCAACCGGTTCTGGTGCGGCATAGATCCGGCCCGGATGGGCCATGGCCTGCATGATGATATGAAAGGCCGACTGCGATTGCAGGGTCATATCTTCAAAGCCGGCGGCGCGTGGCGTGTCGAGCATTAATTGTCTCCCCGGACCAGAGTGAAAAAGTCCACCTTGGTGGCGGCAGTTTCGCGCGATTTTCGGCTGTCATCCGCCTTGATGTGTTGAGTCAGCGGGGCGATGATTTCGGATTCTACGCGCGGTCTTAGCGCCGGATTTTGCCAGGCTGCATCAAAGAAGGCAGCGATGGCGGCCTTGCGCTGGTTGCGGCCATGACAATAGGCGTGCCCGGTCTCGCCGCTGGCAAGGGTAACAGTGGCGCGGGTGACAGAAACTTCACCGATATTGAAGGGCGCGCCGCCACCACCCATGCGGCCACGTGCCATGATCAGGCCGGTTTCGGGCTTGCGGGTGAACTGCCAGTTGGGCCGGTTTTTGAAGTTGTTATAGGCCATTTCCAGAGCGTTCTCATCGGCCAAAGCGAGCACTTTCATAGCGCTCTGACGCGCGGTGATTTCGCTGTCAGATGATGTTTCGGGCGTCATGCAGCTGTCTCCAGGCAATGATATCTGTTTGGCGCTAGCCGTTGCCGAGGTCTAAAATCCTCATCATCATTTGTCTATACAAATTTTTGATAAACTAGACAAATGTTGTTGATATGCATTAAGAACGACTCATGTTGCAGAACGATGACAAAATTGATGAGCCCGCGAACACCGCCACTTCAGGGCGGGTGGTGATCTGGCGACGTATTGCGGACAGTCTGAAGGCTGACATTCTATCGGGCCGCATGCAGCCTGGCGGGCAGTTGCCAACGGAAAGCGTTCTGGCTGAGCGCTTCTCGGTGAACCGTCATACAGTGCGCCGGGCGCTCTCGGCGTTGACGAGCGATGGATATATAGAGGCGACGCGCGGGCGCGGCACATTTGTGGCTGAACACCCGATCCATTATCCAATCGGCAGCCGCACCCGATTCTCGGAAATCGTTTCTGGACAGGCGTTACAGCCCGGTGGGCGGCTTATTTCCTCCGCGAT carries:
- the phnG gene encoding phosphonate C-P lyase system protein PhnG, which produces MTPETSSDSEITARQSAMKVLALADENALEMAYNNFKNRPNWQFTRKPETGLIMARGRMGGGGAPFNIGEVSVTRATVTLASGETGHAYCHGRNQRKAAIAAFFDAAWQNPALRPRVESEIIAPLTQHIKADDSRKSRETAATKVDFFTLVRGDN